A window of bacterium contains these coding sequences:
- the queF gene encoding NADPH-dependent 7-cyano-7-deazaguanine reductase QueF encodes MEKKYGEKAIEEAQLEVWENPSPEKDYNISITFPEFTCLCPRSGYPDFATIRINYVPDKYIIELRSLKLWLNKFRNRYISHEAAANEIYDSLYEILKPRYLEVIADFNPRGNVHTVITIRSEGRS; translated from the coding sequence ATGGAAAAGAAGTACGGCGAGAAGGCGATAGAAGAAGCCCAACTTGAGGTTTGGGAGAATCCCTCTCCCGAGAAGGACTATAATATCAGCATAACCTTCCCCGAGTTCACCTGCCTTTGTCCCCGCAGTGGCTACCCCGATTTTGCCACTATCAGAATAAACTATGTGCCCGATAAATATATAATAGAACTTCGTTCTCTTAAGCTCTGGCTGAATAAATTCAGGAACCGCTATATCTCCCATGAGGCGGCAGCGAACGAGATTTACGATTCCCTTTACGAAATCCTCAAACCTCGCTATTTGGAGGTCATCGCTGACTTCAACCCCAGAGGAAATGTTCACACCGTCATAACAATCCGCTCGGAAGGGAGGTCATAG
- a CDS encoding M48 family metalloprotease — protein MQRKTTSLLILFLFSSFCYSKGSLDDILGEATKEAFALQYGFLENPVLQNWIKRIGEKLSKGAGVSVNFYILNTDRVNAYATFGKNVFLTKGLLKSVDSEDELAGVLAHEVAHIKLKHPQNQTNLVLLSLALLSSLNLSKKKEILAKSILGLINLGFSRKQEKRADIEGIWISLRSGFNPKGLLYFLQKLGDEKSPGWMEYLQTHPFPSHRIRICEEQLEKIKDEEWNRIYQSLMERGEVKEARELQKAPLPPEHREIPVVESEKLVSIHRKITSLHSLLNRITQWQTTLLISPIQYEIVPIVAESLLQNDELKEIYSDAVLLLNNVRGSYDLEEISDKMDMLIERAINGGEKLLLASATLSGIAFTKHFEDIALISLQSLLLSSGNDIGKAKEEFKNCKDTILPIEIDTLVQRLNLLDNEWLRRKCSHRLGISLDELPDKPLGEACLMKIIALSTDKPSSEIEYLWSDKGSFKNLLHSLKLKKPDVEAIYIVLNSLVKGN, from the coding sequence ATGCAAAGGAAAACCACTTCCCTTTTAATTCTTTTCCTCTTCTCATCGTTTTGCTATTCCAAAGGCAGCTTAGATGATATTTTGGGAGAAGCGACGAAGGAAGCCTTCGCCCTCCAATATGGCTTTTTGGAAAATCCCGTCCTTCAAAATTGGATAAAAAGAATTGGAGAAAAACTCTCAAAGGGTGCAGGCGTTTCGGTGAATTTTTACATCCTAAACACAGACCGAGTGAACGCTTACGCAACTTTTGGAAAAAATGTTTTCTTGACGAAAGGACTTTTAAAATCCGTGGATAGCGAGGACGAGCTCGCGGGGGTTCTCGCCCACGAAGTAGCTCATATAAAGCTTAAACATCCCCAAAACCAGACCAACCTCGTTCTTCTTTCCCTTGCTCTTCTTTCGTCCCTAAATTTGAGCAAAAAGAAAGAAATTCTGGCTAAATCCATCCTTGGGCTCATCAACCTCGGCTTCAGCAGAAAACAGGAAAAACGGGCGGATATAGAGGGGATTTGGATATCCCTAAGAAGCGGATTTAACCCCAAGGGTTTGCTTTATTTTCTCCAAAAATTGGGTGATGAAAAATCACCAGGCTGGATGGAATATCTTCAAACCCATCCCTTTCCTTCTCATAGAATCAGGATTTGCGAAGAACAGCTTGAGAAGATTAAAGATGAGGAATGGAATAGAATATATCAATCGCTGATGGAAAGAGGAGAGGTAAAAGAAGCGAGGGAGCTGCAAAAGGCACCTCTTCCCCCCGAACATAGAGAAATACCAGTCGTAGAAAGCGAGAAGCTCGTTTCCATACATCGCAAAATCACCTCTCTACATTCACTTCTAAATCGTATAACACAATGGCAAACAACTCTTTTAATTTCGCCTATCCAATACGAAATCGTTCCTATCGTAGCAGAATCCCTTCTGCAAAACGATGAACTTAAAGAAATCTATAGTGATGCGGTCCTCTTATTGAATAATGTACGAGGGAGTTATGATTTGGAGGAGATAAGCGATAAAATGGACATGCTAATTGAGAGGGCTATAAACGGAGGTGAGAAGCTTTTGCTTGCCTCCGCTACTCTTTCCGGCATCGCTTTTACGAAACATTTTGAGGATATAGCTCTCATTTCCCTTCAATCCCTTCTGCTTTCCTCGGGAAATGACATAGGTAAGGCTAAGGAAGAATTTAAAAATTGCAAGGATACAATACTGCCAATTGAGATTGACACCCTTGTTCAACGCCTAAATTTGCTTGATAACGAATGGCTTAGAAGAAAGTGTAGCCATAGGCTGGGAATTTCCTTAGATGAGCTTCCAGATAAACCCCTTGGGGAGGCTTGTTTAATGAAAATCATAGCCCTATCTACCGATAAACCTTCCAGCGAGATAGAATACCTTTGGAGTGATAAGGGTTCTTTTAAAAACCTGCTTCATTCTCTAAAATTGAAGAAGCCAGATGTAGAGGCTATATATATCGTTTTAAATTCCTTGGTAAAGGGGAATTGA
- a CDS encoding tRNA uridine(34) 5-carboxymethylaminomethyl modification radical SAM/GNAT enzyme Elp3, producing MKTEIKEKFEEIFEEVFASADNLALFHQLLKDKIGKHKLPFPSKVDLLAVYRKLVEDGRIERKEFLESYLLKKEMRTLSGVAPVAVFTKPYPCPGTCIYCPSEKGIPKSYIHNEPAVMRAEENRYDPYKQVSARLRHYREMGHPTSKVDLIVMGGTFSYLPGRYQTWFIKRCFDALNGVDARNLVEAQRINEKAENRCVGLTVETRPDLINKEELKRFRRLGVTRVELGVQSLYDDVLLKNKRGHTTSEVREATKLLRDAGFKITYHMMLNLLGSDKERDIRQFEILFNDPAYRPDYLKIYPCVLTPYAELREYWERGEWIPYTDEELLDTLAKIKAMIPIYVRIIRVIRDIPADQIIAGSKMSNMRQVLQKKIKCKCIRCRQATSAPMDWNDVRLFRLDYEASGGKEIFLSFESIDREILYAFLRLRKVGEGLVREWTGSDVVIREVHTYGPMVPLHKRDVLAVQHFGLGRRLLEEAERIAKEELGARRIAVIAGIGAREYFEKFGYKLIKTYMVKEL from the coding sequence GTGAAGACCGAGATAAAAGAAAAATTTGAGGAGATATTTGAAGAGGTATTCGCCTCAGCCGATAATTTAGCTCTTTTCCATCAGCTTTTGAAGGATAAAATCGGCAAGCATAAGCTCCCATTTCCTTCAAAGGTTGACCTCCTCGCTGTTTATCGCAAGCTTGTTGAGGATGGGAGAATAGAGAGAAAGGAGTTTTTGGAAAGCTATCTCCTCAAGAAGGAGATGCGAACTTTATCTGGCGTCGCTCCCGTCGCTGTTTTCACCAAGCCATATCCTTGCCCAGGCACTTGCATATATTGCCCCTCGGAAAAGGGAATTCCTAAGAGCTACATTCACAATGAGCCGGCTGTCATGAGGGCAGAGGAGAACAGATATGACCCTTATAAGCAGGTTTCAGCGAGATTGCGGCATTATAGGGAGATGGGGCATCCCACAAGCAAGGTAGATTTGATTGTTATGGGAGGCACATTCTCCTATCTTCCAGGGAGATATCAAACTTGGTTCATAAAGCGATGTTTTGATGCCCTCAATGGGGTTGATGCAAGGAATTTAGTTGAAGCGCAAAGGATAAACGAGAAGGCGGAGAATAGATGCGTTGGATTAACCGTAGAAACTCGTCCGGATTTGATAAACAAGGAGGAATTAAAGAGATTCAGAAGGCTGGGTGTAACCAGGGTGGAGTTGGGGGTGCAGTCTCTTTACGACGATGTTTTGTTAAAAAATAAGAGAGGGCATACGACGAGTGAGGTTAGGGAAGCGACTAAGCTTCTGCGAGATGCTGGTTTCAAGATAACCTATCATATGATGCTGAACCTTTTGGGAAGCGATAAGGAAAGGGATATAAGGCAATTTGAGATTCTCTTTAACGACCCCGCTTACCGTCCAGATTACCTCAAGATATACCCCTGTGTTTTAACGCCTTACGCTGAGCTTCGGGAATACTGGGAGAGGGGTGAGTGGATTCCCTATACTGATGAGGAGCTCTTGGATACATTGGCGAAGATTAAAGCAATGATTCCCATATATGTTCGGATAATAAGGGTTATAAGGGATATCCCAGCCGACCAGATAATAGCGGGAAGCAAGATGTCAAATATGCGGCAGGTCTTACAGAAGAAGATTAAGTGTAAATGTATCAGATGTCGTCAGGCTACCTCAGCTCCAATGGATTGGAATGATGTTCGGCTTTTTCGCTTGGACTACGAAGCTTCCGGGGGAAAGGAGATTTTCCTTTCCTTTGAATCAATTGATAGGGAGATTCTCTATGCCTTCCTGCGTTTGAGGAAGGTAGGGGAAGGTTTGGTGAGGGAGTGGACTGGTTCAGACGTGGTCATAAGGGAAGTCCATACATACGGACCCATGGTTCCCTTACATAAAAGGGATGTCTTGGCGGTTCAGCATTTCGGATTGGGTAGGCGGCTTTTGGAAGAGGCTGAAAGGATAGCGAAAGAGGAGTTAGGGGCGAGAAGGATAGCGGTAATAGCGGGAATTGGGGCAAGGGAATATTTTGAGAAGTTCGGCTACAAGCTCATCAAAACTTATATGGTGAAGGAATTATAA
- the csaB gene encoding polysaccharide pyruvyl transferase CsaB, with protein MKRILLAGYFGMGNLGDEAILEGELTYLQREIPNLKISVLSGAPEKTSKAFLCQSFNRSSLRDVFQAVSSCDIFVLGGGGIFQDVTSFRSLLYYLFLLEVAKKKGKKVAVFAMGIGPLKRKISEFLVKRALLHSDSVSLRDRQSYDWAIKRGIEKAFLSADASFLLTPPAPRERKMEIGVSVRSWRGLNTEELKKFLIEMSKKGYTLSLIVFNPEDREISRSLVSQTGGNLLEPQSPREALELLAGMEAAIAMRLHCAILSTIAGTPFLAISYDPKVQAFAEEIGQPFLCLEDINKNNLHNLFGKWEVERLKEGYLTMRKRAEEGINLLARLR; from the coding sequence ATGAAGAGAATTTTATTGGCTGGTTATTTCGGTATGGGTAATTTAGGAGATGAGGCTATTCTCGAAGGTGAATTGACCTATCTTCAAAGGGAGATTCCGAATTTGAAAATATCGGTCTTATCAGGCGCTCCGGAAAAAACGAGCAAAGCGTTTCTTTGTCAATCCTTTAATAGGTCTTCCCTCAGGGATGTTTTCCAAGCAGTTTCAAGTTGCGACATCTTCGTTCTTGGAGGGGGAGGAATTTTTCAAGATGTTACCAGTTTCCGCTCCCTTTTATATTATCTTTTTCTCCTGGAAGTTGCTAAGAAAAAAGGGAAGAAGGTCGCGGTATTCGCTATGGGAATAGGTCCACTTAAGCGAAAAATAAGCGAGTTTCTCGTTAAAAGAGCTCTTCTTCACTCAGACTCGGTATCCTTAAGAGATAGGCAATCTTACGATTGGGCAATAAAAAGAGGCATTGAAAAAGCTTTTCTTTCCGCCGATGCCTCTTTCCTTCTTACCCCTCCAGCTCCGAGGGAGAGAAAAATGGAGATAGGGGTATCGGTTCGTTCTTGGAGGGGACTTAACACGGAAGAGCTCAAAAAATTTTTGATTGAAATGAGCAAGAAGGGATACACCCTTTCCTTAATCGTTTTTAATCCCGAAGATAGGGAGATTTCTCGCTCGCTCGTATCACAAACCGGAGGAAATCTCCTTGAACCCCAGTCGCCGAGGGAAGCATTAGAGTTATTGGCTGGGATGGAAGCGGCTATAGCGATGAGATTGCATTGCGCTATTCTATCCACAATTGCTGGTACCCCTTTCCTAGCTATCTCCTATGACCCGAAAGTACAAGCATTTGCTGAAGAAATAGGACAACCTTTCTTGTGTTTAGAAGATATCAACAAAAATAATCTCCACAATCTTTTTGGAAAATGGGAAGTAGAAAGATTAAAAGAGGGATACTTGACTATGAGGAAGAGAGCGGAAGAAGGCATAAATCTGCTGGCAAGGCTAAGATAA
- a CDS encoding sugar-binding protein has translation MRKAFLVVPLILLLLAGCGERVKKTETGVKPGKALQFAVLGKSIHPYWDEVKLGAEAAGRDLGVNVYFYVPPKEDVRAQISQLESYISMKVDGISFAASDPDAVSDTVKKALDMGIPCVAIDTDAPKSGRLAYIGTGNYEAGRIAGETMAKALNGKGKVVILTGSLTALNSLERMKGFKDAIAKYPGIKVIDTICDYEDQSKAISSAEAALSAHPDLAGFYGVYAFDGPAAALAVERANKAGKVKIVCFDTTPEHMEYIKKGVITATIGQRPYMMGYLSVVLLYNIAKIGKEKALMLLPKDGKVDTGVDVVTKDNIDEYRSRLQELGIPVKW, from the coding sequence ATGAGAAAAGCTTTTCTCGTTGTTCCGCTTATCCTGCTTCTTCTCGCAGGTTGTGGCGAGAGAGTTAAAAAGACGGAGACCGGCGTTAAACCAGGCAAAGCTCTTCAGTTCGCTGTGCTCGGCAAGTCAATACATCCTTACTGGGATGAAGTGAAGCTGGGAGCCGAGGCAGCGGGAAGGGACCTCGGCGTGAATGTCTATTTTTATGTTCCTCCAAAGGAAGATGTAAGGGCGCAGATATCCCAGCTGGAAAGCTATATCTCTATGAAGGTGGATGGCATATCGTTCGCCGCGTCTGACCCAGACGCCGTAAGCGACACGGTTAAGAAGGCGCTTGATATGGGGATTCCCTGCGTGGCTATTGATACCGATGCTCCCAAGTCAGGGAGGCTCGCCTATATTGGAACGGGAAACTACGAAGCAGGTAGAATAGCGGGAGAAACGATGGCTAAGGCACTGAATGGAAAAGGGAAGGTCGTTATCCTAACGGGCTCTTTAACTGCCCTCAATTCCCTTGAAAGGATGAAAGGATTTAAGGACGCAATTGCGAAATATCCGGGAATAAAGGTGATAGACACGATTTGCGATTACGAGGACCAATCAAAGGCAATCAGCAGCGCTGAAGCAGCCCTTTCTGCCCATCCTGACCTCGCGGGATTTTATGGCGTCTACGCATTTGATGGTCCAGCTGCCGCTTTGGCTGTGGAAAGGGCGAATAAAGCTGGCAAGGTAAAAATCGTCTGCTTTGATACAACACCTGAACATATGGAATACATCAAGAAGGGCGTTATCACCGCAACTATAGGTCAGAGACCCTATATGATGGGCTATTTAAGTGTCGTTCTTCTCTACAACATTGCTAAAATCGGCAAGGAAAAGGCGCTAATGCTTCTCCCCAAGGATGGAAAGGTAGACACGGGAGTAGATGTGGTTACGAAGGATAATATAGACGAATATCGCTCTCGCTTGCAGGAACTGGGAATACCCGTGAAGTGGTGA
- a CDS encoding DUF72 domain-containing protein, with translation MIKVGCCGWAKSQKEYFENLSVIELQQTFYKLPDLKTAQKWREKAPTDFEFTLKASQLITHPPSSPTYKKAGLKIGEDKKDRYGFFRPTEEVFKAFEQTSEIARALNARIIVFQCPASFKPSEANKENLRIFFREIPRDDFVFVWEPRGEWNKEDIRSLCQELNLSHCVDPFKGESVWGEILYLRLHGIGGYTYKYSDEELQKLAEMVQKEKRTVYVMFNNTNMFEDALRFLKYVGV, from the coding sequence ATGATTAAGGTCGGCTGTTGCGGATGGGCGAAGAGCCAGAAGGAATATTTTGAGAATCTCTCCGTTATAGAGCTTCAGCAAACCTTTTACAAACTCCCCGATTTAAAAACAGCCCAAAAATGGAGGGAGAAAGCCCCAACGGATTTTGAGTTTACGCTTAAAGCATCCCAACTAATAACACATCCACCCTCTAGTCCCACTTACAAGAAAGCGGGGTTGAAAATAGGGGAGGATAAAAAGGATAGATATGGCTTTTTCCGTCCCACAGAGGAAGTCTTCAAGGCCTTTGAGCAAACGAGCGAGATAGCGAGGGCTTTAAATGCGAGGATAATCGTATTTCAATGCCCCGCTTCATTTAAGCCCAGCGAGGCAAATAAGGAAAATTTGAGGATTTTCTTTCGGGAAATCCCAAGGGATGACTTCGTCTTCGTTTGGGAGCCAAGGGGCGAGTGGAATAAGGAAGATATTAGAAGCTTGTGCCAGGAGCTAAATCTATCGCATTGCGTTGACCCATTCAAGGGAGAAAGCGTATGGGGAGAAATCCTTTATCTTCGCCTCCACGGGATAGGAGGCTATACCTATAAATACAGCGACGAGGAGCTTCAAAAGCTTGCGGAAATGGTTCAAAAAGAGAAACGAACAGTTTATGTTATGTTCAATAACACGAATATGTTTGAGGACGCATTAAGGTTTCTAAAATATGTTGGCGTCTAA
- a CDS encoding methyltransferase domain-containing protein produces the protein MKLTYKEVKEQLKKTYESVAKEFSQTRSKPWEEMEELGKEVFEGAKVLDIGCGNGRLLSVLPRNIRYLGVDLCKGLIEEARRKYPERRFIVGDFLTLPYKRLGNDYDFIFAIAVLHHFPTIRTRLNFLKKAKKLLNKRGKVMLTVWNLWKEEKHREKIDESGDIIIPFGKEKAPRYYHAFRKEEIEELAKKAGFMAEKIQENRNILAILTCYD, from the coding sequence ATGAAGCTGACTTATAAAGAAGTGAAAGAGCAATTGAAAAAGACTTATGAAAGCGTCGCGAAAGAGTTCTCCCAGACGAGGTCAAAGCCCTGGGAGGAAATGGAGGAGTTGGGGAAGGAAGTATTTGAGGGAGCAAAAGTGCTGGATATAGGCTGTGGAAACGGGCGTCTTCTATCCGTTTTGCCTCGAAATATCCGATATTTAGGAGTTGATTTGTGTAAGGGTTTGATTGAAGAAGCAAGAAGAAAATATCCTGAAAGAAGATTTATAGTGGGCGATTTCTTGACTTTACCCTATAAACGATTAGGAAATGATTACGATTTTATTTTCGCAATAGCCGTCCTCCATCACTTTCCCACGATAAGAACTCGCTTAAATTTTCTTAAAAAAGCGAAGAAATTGCTGAATAAAAGAGGCAAGGTTATGCTCACAGTTTGGAATCTTTGGAAAGAGGAAAAACATAGGGAAAAGATAGACGAGAGCGGGGATATAATAATTCCTTTCGGAAAGGAGAAAGCCCCCCGTTATTATCATGCCTTTAGGAAGGAAGAGATAGAGGAACTGGCGAAGAAAGCAGGCTTTATGGCAGAAAAAATTCAGGAGAACAGAAATATCCTGGCTATATTAACCTGCTATGATTAG
- a CDS encoding beta-galactosidase: protein MKKLTFGFPFILFLTTLWGNTPIGEYSSPAYWIWGTNRSPFGERGYFRRVFYLQKDVKSAFIQMSGDDTFTLFINGKKVGSGGFSWGNLNLFDITSFLHKGKNVIAIEDYSPADPAGIILECTINYSDGSIETIYSDGLRVVDYEPACPLEGFGDTSNYSNEINPDEFLYYELTKEKDKEKGQMIKWRFKTKKLNWTDVHLKTRVNDPFDKIGLWVKSKGGWTRFWIKLVEEDGSEYKIEPITLKESDEWQWVEFEVPNYVLAEWSKDENNRLDFPLREIVFVLFDIEPNKDYEVCLNGLSTYIAKYQTSENWKFSPTYEEGWNELQFNDSHWRNAVAIGKPPIPPWYSLPFKYLGQDALNWEMLEFDFPQMSKAGSSIDVKLRGKILSKPKGDNLAFLMIRKGDFILIERKAIPPNPPIPYLKIGDEFLVSTSVKIPEYSPSGSYEIIMGLHQARLNGKEDYVMGQIEIAGKKSELPKAEIKELNGSPALFINEKPFFPMVYSQIPYIDEKHAEQFTKAGVQLYEINYVLGDFIRRGWKGEGQYDFSEFDKIIFNLLRVNPNAYFFPRLWLEPPDWWINAHPEELQRYADGTGWDKGDVFGGTKWPSFASELWLREEGEALKRFVEHIQSSPYAERCIGYHIGAGIYGEWHYMGAQYVPDTSEPMTRAFRKWLREHYKNDVEALRRAWGDEKVDFENAQIPTLEERIQTSFGMFHHPSQNRKVIDYYMCHHKVLVDAIIHFAKIVKETSKGKSLVGVFFGYTSNMLWPQDGGHIELRRILTSPYIDFLCSPHTYVGRGLGQDGGFRALPGSIALHKKIFLDEADDGTYLAAPVHRQAKNLEESIALMRREFVQALTINGGLWWFDMNSCWFDDDKLMKEIAKMKNIGDKSLSLPRKRISEVAVIVGLNSFYYTAHWRSGKDTVTDLLLNEQWRELFKMGAPFDLYDISDIDDIPQYKCYIFLNTFYMDEKTRKAIDRLKAKGGLFIWLYAPGLLNEKDIAVENMEAITGMRMGLSLEPDVLEVKTPDGRNWSNGKQTSPVIWVKDDLAEALGFSQNGKVSFALKKFQSWTSVYIQTPPVPSSVLRELLKSAGVHIYIDSDDVLYANESFLAIHTAKDGVKNIRLPREREVWNAFEERKIGKVKEWRVDVPAYKTLLFLLL from the coding sequence ATGAAGAAATTAACTTTCGGCTTTCCATTTATTCTCTTTTTAACCACTTTGTGGGGAAACACCCCTATAGGTGAATATTCCTCTCCCGCTTACTGGATATGGGGGACTAATCGCTCGCCCTTTGGAGAAAGGGGGTATTTCCGCAGGGTCTTTTATCTCCAAAAAGATGTCAAAAGCGCTTTTATTCAGATGTCTGGGGACGATACCTTCACTCTCTTTATAAATGGGAAAAAGGTCGGCTCGGGTGGTTTTAGCTGGGGGAATTTAAATCTTTTTGACATAACCTCTTTCCTTCATAAAGGGAAAAATGTTATAGCTATTGAGGATTACAGCCCCGCTGACCCAGCAGGCATTATATTAGAATGCACGATAAACTACTCTGATGGCTCAATTGAAACCATTTATTCCGATGGATTGAGAGTAGTGGACTACGAACCCGCTTGTCCCTTAGAGGGTTTTGGCGACACATCAAACTATTCAAACGAAATCAATCCCGATGAATTCCTTTACTACGAGTTAACAAAAGAAAAAGATAAAGAAAAGGGGCAAATGATTAAATGGAGATTTAAGACAAAAAAGCTAAACTGGACTGATGTTCATTTAAAGACGAGAGTAAATGACCCTTTTGATAAAATCGGGCTCTGGGTGAAAAGCAAAGGAGGATGGACGAGATTCTGGATAAAATTGGTGGAAGAGGATGGCTCCGAGTATAAAATAGAACCTATAACCCTCAAAGAGAGCGATGAATGGCAATGGGTGGAATTTGAGGTTCCCAATTATGTATTGGCGGAATGGTCAAAAGACGAGAACAATAGATTAGATTTTCCCCTAAGAGAGATAGTTTTTGTTTTGTTTGATATCGAGCCAAACAAGGATTATGAGGTTTGTTTGAATGGTTTGTCTACCTACATCGCTAAATATCAAACCTCAGAGAATTGGAAGTTCTCCCCCACCTATGAAGAAGGATGGAACGAGCTCCAATTCAATGATTCTCACTGGCGAAATGCGGTCGCCATAGGCAAGCCTCCCATACCTCCTTGGTATTCCCTCCCCTTCAAGTATCTCGGGCAGGACGCTTTAAATTGGGAAATGTTAGAATTTGATTTCCCCCAAATGTCAAAAGCGGGTTCCTCAATAGATGTGAAATTAAGGGGGAAAATCCTGAGCAAGCCAAAGGGAGATAATCTCGCCTTTCTCATGATCAGAAAGGGAGATTTCATTCTCATAGAAAGAAAAGCTATTCCTCCTAATCCGCCCATTCCCTATCTAAAAATCGGGGATGAATTCCTTGTCTCCACCTCAGTTAAAATCCCCGAGTATTCCCCTTCAGGCTCATATGAAATCATAATGGGATTGCATCAAGCAAGATTGAATGGAAAGGAGGATTATGTTATGGGGCAGATTGAGATAGCGGGAAAAAAGAGCGAGCTTCCCAAAGCGGAAATAAAGGAGCTCAATGGCTCACCTGCTCTCTTCATAAACGAGAAACCATTTTTCCCTATGGTCTATTCACAAATTCCCTACATAGATGAAAAACACGCCGAGCAGTTCACTAAGGCTGGCGTTCAGCTCTACGAGATAAACTATGTTTTAGGAGACTTCATCAGAAGAGGCTGGAAGGGAGAAGGGCAATATGATTTCAGCGAATTTGATAAAATAATTTTCAACCTCTTACGAGTAAATCCTAATGCCTATTTCTTCCCTCGCCTTTGGCTTGAACCTCCGGATTGGTGGATAAATGCTCATCCTGAGGAGCTTCAAAGATACGCAGATGGCACGGGCTGGGATAAAGGCGATGTTTTCGGAGGGACTAAGTGGCCTTCCTTCGCTTCCGAGCTATGGCTTAGGGAGGAAGGAGAAGCGCTGAAGAGATTCGTTGAGCATATCCAATCATCCCCCTATGCGGAAAGATGCATCGGCTATCATATAGGAGCGGGAATCTACGGTGAATGGCATTATATGGGAGCTCAGTATGTCCCAGATACAAGCGAGCCAATGACAAGGGCTTTCAGGAAATGGCTCAGGGAACATTATAAAAACGATGTTGAAGCACTTAGAAGGGCTTGGGGCGACGAGAAAGTGGATTTTGAAAACGCCCAAATCCCTACCCTTGAGGAAAGGATTCAAACCTCCTTCGGTATGTTCCATCACCCGTCTCAAAATAGGAAAGTGATAGATTATTATATGTGCCATCACAAGGTTCTTGTGGATGCAATTATTCATTTCGCTAAAATCGTAAAAGAAACATCAAAGGGAAAAAGTTTGGTGGGCGTCTTCTTCGGCTATACCTCAAACATGCTCTGGCCCCAGGATGGAGGTCATATTGAATTGCGAAGGATTTTGACCTCCCCATATATAGATTTCCTTTGCTCTCCCCATACATATGTAGGAAGAGGACTCGGACAGGATGGTGGATTTAGAGCTCTTCCTGGCTCAATAGCCCTGCACAAGAAGATTTTTTTAGATGAGGCTGACGATGGAACGTATCTTGCCGCTCCGGTCCATAGACAAGCGAAAAATCTGGAAGAGTCAATTGCTTTAATGAGAAGGGAATTCGTGCAGGCATTGACGATAAATGGTGGACTATGGTGGTTTGATATGAACTCCTGCTGGTTCGATGATGACAAACTAATGAAAGAGATAGCCAAGATGAAAAATATCGGGGATAAAAGCCTTTCCCTTCCACGAAAAAGGATAAGCGAGGTCGCTGTGATTGTGGGATTGAACAGCTTCTATTATACAGCCCATTGGCGCTCGGGAAAGGATACCGTAACCGACCTCTTATTAAACGAACAATGGCGAGAGCTCTTCAAGATGGGAGCTCCCTTTGACCTCTACGATATAAGTGATATTGATGATATCCCTCAATATAAATGCTACATATTCCTCAATACATTCTACATGGACGAGAAAACGAGAAAGGCAATTGATAGATTGAAGGCTAAGGGCGGACTCTTCATCTGGCTCTATGCACCGGGATTGTTGAACGAAAAAGATATAGCAGTTGAAAATATGGAAGCTATAACAGGAATGAGGATGGGTTTATCGCTTGAACCAGATGTTTTAGAGGTGAAGACGCCAGATGGTAGAAATTGGAGCAATGGAAAGCAAACATCACCCGTAATATGGGTGAAGGATGACTTAGCAGAAGCTCTTGGATTTTCCCAGAATGGAAAAGTTTCTTTCGCCCTTAAGAAATTTCAAAGTTGGACATCGGTATATATTCAAACTCCGCCCGTCCCCTCATCCGTCTTGCGAGAGCTTTTAAAGAGCGCTGGTGTTCATATCTATATAGATAGCGACGATGTGCTATATGCTAATGAAAGCTTCCTCGCAATTCATACCGCTAAAGATGGAGTGAAGAACATACGCCTGCCAAGGGAAAGAGAAGTCTGGAACGCCTTTGAGGAAAGAAAGATTGGGAAAGTTAAGGAATGGAGAGTGGATGTCCCTGCCTATAAAACTCTCCTATTCCTTTTGCTATGA